GTTGAACGTGAGGTTCAGGTCGCCGTCTGCAGAATGGTCCCCCAGACCGTGGTCCGCCGCGTGCCGGTTCCTTGCAACACCTGCAACTACTAATAATTGACAAGCGAGAAACTTCGCGGGTCCGCGAAGTCCACTCCAGCGACTGAAGACAACAGGCCGCCTTTGATGGGCGGCCTGTTCGCGTTATTGCGGTCCGATTGTTCGACGTCAGTTGATACTCAGAGACTGGGACAGGCGAAGCCGTAACCCTCCAGAGAAAACGAAACGGTAACCCGGATCGTCGCAGGTACTACTCGGGGTGAGGAAACACCCCATAAGCGTGGCAGCCTTCCAGCACGCCGCTCGTCGCTCGGGCGTTCGCGTGATAGGCATGACTGGTCAAGCCACGACGCTCGTGTTCTTCCCGCACCTGTTGGACAATCCGGGCGTCGGTGTTGTTGACCAGGATGGCGCGGAAGCCGCTGATGAATGCGGCGTAGTCGTTCCCGGAGTCGCCCGCGAACACAACCTTCGACAGATCGATGCCGAAGCGGTCGGCCCACCATTGCAGTGCGTGGGCTTTCGAGACCTCTCGCGGCAACAGATCGATGAGTCCATCCCCGTTGAACGGATCGATGCTGGCGATCATTGTCCAGGGAACATTGTCCGCGTGCAGTCGCTCGCTGATCGCCCGTTCGGTGGCTGGCATCGCCTCCTGGTTGACATAGTAGCTGAGCTTGAACGGACCCTGTTTGACCTCTTCCTGCAAGACGAGATCGCCGATCGACTGGAACTCCGCTTGAAGCCGATCGCGCGGATACTCCTGAACGATCGTGTCCTGATAGTCCATGTAAGCTTGCAGAGGTTTGAACGTGTCGTCATCGCTTCGTTCGCAGATCGTGGTGCCGACATCGCAAACGATCCACTCCGGCTGGGGCAGCTGATGCTCACGCTGTTTTTCGAGAACCGATTCGAGATGGCGGCCGGTTACATACACGAGCGGCACACGGTGCTCCTGCAGCTTTCGGCGCAACATTTGCAGATCACGGACGTTGTCCTGATCGTTCTCCAGAGGGATCAGGGTGCCATCGAGATCCGTCGCCAGAATGGCGGGAAATTCCTCGTACATCGGATTCCTGTTCTCAAGCTGTAATCGCTGGTGTCTTGAAGTTTCAAGGCGTCCACTCGATGATAGCAGTTGCTGCACACGGCCGCGACAGCCAGTTTCGACCACTTTTTCCGGTCCGACTGCTGTCGTCAAGCAGACGAATATCGCGGAGATTGAACAGCCGACCCGATCGATGAACGACCAGCCGCTTCGCGACACGATGGCTGCAACAACATCGACACAACACAACAGGGCGCCATGACAGAAACCAGAATTTCTCACAACGCAAAGGTCACATTGATTAGTCTGCACGGTTTGATTCGTGCCAATGATGCGGAGCTGGGAAGGGACGCGGACACGGGAGGCCAGATCAAATACGTGCTGGAACTGGCCCGCGAACTGGGCAAGCACGACAACGTCGCCGAAGTCGAACTGCTGACGCGACAGATCTTCGACAACAAAGTCAGTTCCGACTACGCTCAGGTGGAAGAGCGGATCAGCGAGAACGTGAAGATCGTTCGACTTCCGTTCGGTCCCAAACGCTACCTCCGCAAAGAAGCCCTCTGGCCCTTTATTGAGGTCTTCATCGACCAGGCTCTGAGCCACTTCCGTCGCAACGGCTTGCCTGACATCATTCACGGCCACTACGCTGACGCCGGTTACGCGGGGGCTTATCTCTCCCGGTTGCTTCACATCCCGTTCGTATTCACGGGCCACTCGCTGGGCCGTGTGAAACGCGAACGTCTGCTCGCCGGGAAAGCCAACTCCGCGTCGATTGAGAAGACGTACAATCTCAATACGCGGATCGAAGCCGAAGAGTTCGCGCTAGAAACTGCGGCCATGGTCGTGACGAGCACGAATCAGGAAGTCGAGCAGCAATACGCGGTCTACGATCATTACATGCGCGAACGCATGGAAGTCATTCCGCCAGGTGTGGACCTCGATAAGTTCATGCCGGAAAGCCCGGATGATCGCGAACGACCAATTGTTGAGAGCATCAACCGATTCTTTAAGGATCCGAGCAAACCCATCATTCTCACGATGGCTCGCCCCGACGAGCGGAAGAATCTCGACATGCTCGTGCGGGTTTATGGTGAAAGCCCCGAGCTGCAGAAAATCGCCAACCTCTGCCTCGTGATGGGATCCCGAGACGATCTGCGGGAGTTGCCGAAGAGTCAGCGAAAGGTGATCTCCAACATCATCACACTGATCGACGTGTATGATCTTCATGGCAAAGTGGCTTATCCGAAGGGGCATGCTCCGTCCGATGTGCCGGATCTGTATCGCTATTGCCGGGAAATGGGAGGCGTCTTCATTAACCCGGCACTAACTGAGCCGTTTGGCCTGACACTGCTGGAAGCGGCGGCCACCGGGCTGCCAGTTCTGGCCACCAACGATGGCGGACCTCGGGATATCATCGCGAACTGCCATAACGGGGTGCTGATTGATCCGCTCGATCAGAAAGCGATTGAAAATGCCTTGCTCCGAGCGTTGACCGAACCGGATCAGTGGAAAGAATGGTCTGAGAACGGAATCTCCGGAGCTCGCGAACATTATTCCTGGGCCAACCACGCCCGGCGTTATCTTCGCGATCTGAGTGACATTCTCCAGACGTCGCCTCCACCGGCGTTGACTGTAAATGCTCCCCGTCGGCAAATTCCGAACTTTGATCGGTTGATCATTACCGACCTCGATAATACCCTGACCGGCGATGAGGCCGCCCTGAAGGATTTTGTGGAGCTCATCAAGGAAAACGAGCACGTCGGGTTCGGCATCGCGACCGGCCGGCCGTTGCACAGCGTGCTCACCATGGTTCGCGAGCTTGATCTGCCGATGCCGGATCTGCTGGACACGGCCGTCGGTACCGAGCTGTACTATGGCAAGGGGCTCGTCCCCGACAAGAGCTGGCGGAATCAGATTGGCTATCAGTGGAACCGCAAGGCGGTCAGAGAATTGCTCGACGCGCAGCCGGGGTTCTATCTGCAGTCCGACGACAATCAGACAGAGTTCAAGGTCAGCTACGAAGTCGATGCCGAGGTTGCTCCCAGCCTGACGGAGATCAAGCGTCTTCTGCGGCAGGCGGGCATCAAGGCGAACGTCGTCATGTCGCTGGGAATGTATCTCGATGTCATTCCCGTTCGCGGCGGCAGCGAATACAGCATGCGGCATCTATTGTATCGCTGGGGGTTTGCTCCCGAGAAGGTCCTCGTTGGTGGCGATTGCGGCAACGACGAGGGGATGCTGAAGGGAAGGACGCTGGGCGTGGTGGTGGGCAATCACAGCCCCGAGCTGAACAAGCTCAAGAAGTGGCCCCGAATTTACTTTGCTGAGGGACAGCACGCCCGAGGTATTATTGAAGGGATCCAGTACTACCAGTTTCTGGACAACATTGTCATTCCGAACGACAGCATTGACGAGTAACCCCGGTATTGATGAATAATCTCCTGGACGTTCCCACAGAGGCGCTGCTCACCCGCCGCCGCCTTCAGCCCCGACTCGATGCGCTCTGGCAGTCGAGCGGTGCCGATGACGTGATAGTCGAGGAGTTCGAAGCGAGGCTGGAAGAAGTCTGGCCGCGACTCTTCCGGCTGCTGCTCGAACTCTACGGCGAACGGTACGACTTCTTTTACCACCTCGAACAGATCCTGCTCACGGCTGCCGAGTCCTGGGTTGATCGGCCGGAGGATCTCAAACGGCTGGACCGACATCGGATCTATGAAGAAGACTGGTTCCGCTCCGAGAAAATGGTCGGAGGGGCGCTGTACGTCGATCTGTTCAGCGAGAACCTCGGCAAACTCCGTCAAAGCATTTCCTATTTCAAAGATCTCGGGCTGTCTTATCTGCATCTGATGCCGCTCTTCGCGGTTCGGCCGGGTGATAACGACGGTGGCTACGCGATCAGCAATTATCGGTCGGTCGATCCCCGGCTCGGCACGATCGATGACTTGCGGGAACTCGGCCGCGATCTTCGTGAGATCGGCATTTCGCTTGTTCTCGACTTCGTGTTCAACCACACCTCAGACGACCACGAATGGGCGAAGAAGGCGCAGGCGGGAGATCCCGAGTTTCAGCAGTACTACTACATCTATCCCGATCGCACGATGCCGGATCAGTATGAGCGCACGCTCCGTGAGATCTTCCCCTCGGTTCGACGTGGGAACTTCACCTGGCATGACGGGATGCAGCAGTGGGTGTGGACCACGTTCAA
The genomic region above belongs to Rubinisphaera margarita and contains:
- a CDS encoding HAD-IIB family hydrolase, with the translated sequence MYEEFPAILATDLDGTLIPLENDQDNVRDLQMLRRKLQEHRVPLVYVTGRHLESVLEKQREHQLPQPEWIVCDVGTTICERSDDDTFKPLQAYMDYQDTIVQEYPRDRLQAEFQSIGDLVLQEEVKQGPFKLSYYVNQEAMPATERAISERLHADNVPWTMIASIDPFNGDGLIDLLPREVSKAHALQWWADRFGIDLSKVVFAGDSGNDYAAFISGFRAILVNNTDARIVQQVREEHERRGLTSHAYHANARATSGVLEGCHAYGVFPHPE
- a CDS encoding HAD family hydrolase, which encodes MTETRISHNAKVTLISLHGLIRANDAELGRDADTGGQIKYVLELARELGKHDNVAEVELLTRQIFDNKVSSDYAQVEERISENVKIVRLPFGPKRYLRKEALWPFIEVFIDQALSHFRRNGLPDIIHGHYADAGYAGAYLSRLLHIPFVFTGHSLGRVKRERLLAGKANSASIEKTYNLNTRIEAEEFALETAAMVVTSTNQEVEQQYAVYDHYMRERMEVIPPGVDLDKFMPESPDDRERPIVESINRFFKDPSKPIILTMARPDERKNLDMLVRVYGESPELQKIANLCLVMGSRDDLRELPKSQRKVISNIITLIDVYDLHGKVAYPKGHAPSDVPDLYRYCREMGGVFINPALTEPFGLTLLEAAATGLPVLATNDGGPRDIIANCHNGVLIDPLDQKAIENALLRALTEPDQWKEWSENGISGAREHYSWANHARRYLRDLSDILQTSPPPALTVNAPRRQIPNFDRLIITDLDNTLTGDEAALKDFVELIKENEHVGFGIATGRPLHSVLTMVRELDLPMPDLLDTAVGTELYYGKGLVPDKSWRNQIGYQWNRKAVRELLDAQPGFYLQSDDNQTEFKVSYEVDAEVAPSLTEIKRLLRQAGIKANVVMSLGMYLDVIPVRGGSEYSMRHLLYRWGFAPEKVLVGGDCGNDEGMLKGRTLGVVVGNHSPELNKLKKWPRIYFAEGQHARGIIEGIQYYQFLDNIVIPNDSIDE